The following nucleotide sequence is from Aerosakkonema funiforme FACHB-1375.
ACCTTTCGCTCTACAGATAGGTTTAGCTTTTGCCCTTACTATTGCTATGCTGGGAACGCCAGCACGAGCCCTTCAAGTAGAGGTGGCACCAGCCAATCCCAAACTAGGCGATACCTTGGTCGTATTTATACAGCAGAATCCAGAAATTAACAGCACTCCGACTGTAACAGCAGGAGACAAAACTTACCAAACGTTTTTGGTGGGCTCCCGTTTTCGCGCTTTCGTGCCGACAACACCTCTAGAAAAACCTGGTTCTCGGCTGATTCGCGTTACTGCCGGTACGGAGGTACAGAATCTTACAGTACAGGTAGCCTCCCGTTCTTTCCCCACCCAACGCATCCGCTTATCTGGAGGGGGAACAGAACCCACACAGCACGAACTAAACCGCGTCAGCGCGTTTAAAAGACTCGTGACTCCAGAAAAATACTGGAATGGGCCATTTGTAGCCCCAAATCGCGGTAGAATCAGCACCGTTTACGGAGTGCGCCGCTACTACAACGGCGTCTTTGCGAACGACTACTACCATCGCGGAGTAGACTATGCTGGTGGATATGGTTCGCCAGTAGTTGCTCCAGCAGGCGGTCGAGTAGCTTTGGTAGGAAGAGTTTCTGAAGGGTTCCGACTGCACGGCAACACGATCGGCATCGATCACGGTCAAGGTGTAACCAGTATATTTCTGCACCTGAGTCGCATCAACGTCCAGGAAGGAGATTTCGTACAGGCAGGTCAAGTCATTGGTGCGATCGGTTCTACGGGTGCCTCGACCGGTCCTCACTTACACTGGGGATTATACGTAAACGGAGATTCCGTCGATCCAACACCTTGGCGATATCAAGGAATTGAATAAGCTAGTTGTTTGATGAGATATATAAAATGCACTACCTTCAAGATCTTACTAAATTGCACCAAACCACAGTGAGCCAAACAGGAAAAAGCGATAAGGAGCGAGATTTATTGCTAGACTCCTGTAAGAGTTTTCGATCG
It contains:
- a CDS encoding M23 family metallopeptidase, with translation MSTIRLSRHFWKKIADLRFRGIAINFAQLKVLRRLTEPFALQIGLAFALTIAMLGTPARALQVEVAPANPKLGDTLVVFIQQNPEINSTPTVTAGDKTYQTFLVGSRFRAFVPTTPLEKPGSRLIRVTAGTEVQNLTVQVASRSFPTQRIRLSGGGTEPTQHELNRVSAFKRLVTPEKYWNGPFVAPNRGRISTVYGVRRYYNGVFANDYYHRGVDYAGGYGSPVVAPAGGRVALVGRVSEGFRLHGNTIGIDHGQGVTSIFLHLSRINVQEGDFVQAGQVIGAIGSTGASTGPHLHWGLYVNGDSVDPTPWRYQGIE